aaaacattttctgGGCAcacatattaattttcaataaaggtttatttttcattaaattgttgctttaattttatttatttttgtatatatgcaTCACATCAAGATAATTATCACTAGGGGTATGCTTCTTAAATAAGGTGTTACAGGAAATTTCTAATTTGGCAAAATTTTAGAGGCCATTATTTGTAAGAGGGAACAACCTTGTAACTTGGAAGGCAAATTGTTAAAAAGGCCATATTAAGAAGCCCAACTAACCCATTCGCTGGATCTGATATTTTGAGTTTGGTaactaacaagaaaattaagttAATCTTTAGAGATAGAATATTAGtctttattattgatatttatattaataataagcattaatttatgtattaaaaaatgttatatcactatataaaatagttgttattattattattattattagtacacataaatttattaatttattatatgtttagaGTTAAAAGTGTAATATTGTAACACATCATTCATATGTACATTCCTGTAAAGGAAGATGTCACTAAATAGACTATTTTAGTatgcataaatttttaaaacataaataaatgatatagaactttgaataaaacattaatcataaatcaagtaaaaattacaaaaatatcctTCTGAAAACGTAATAGTTAGAAGTGTACAAAAGATGTTTACAACACAAAAACATTAACAACATCAACATGGTGTGTGTAGCCAAAGCATAAAGATaactaaaatacataaattgataaaatcttgaaaagacaaaaatgccctcaattGCTCTATGTCGGTTGATCACTATTTACCCATAACCATCACAACCACTTATATCTACACACATGAAAGTAAGAGAGTGAGTGATGACACTCAGTAAGTTAAAGACTCTATTACAAACTTTTACTTGTTTCCTAAATTGCCCTTGTCTTGACCTATATTAACTTTGTCATCTAAAGTTTATCTCTATACTCTCATTAGGATGATATTGGGTCTTACATCTTACAACTATACTCATACTACTCTCAAGAACTTTTAGGCTATGCATCATAATTCTTAGATTAAACTAAGACCTTCTCGGCCACTAAAGAACCACTTCTTGAATTCTTAACTAGTGTGCCATATCATCTCTAGGGTCAACTTTGTTTCACTCGTTCACAAAGAAACCATTCCCCTAGACTTCTATCTGAtgtgacatattatttattagtaaaAGCATCGTCATCTGGAAGCTATGTCTCATAATTGTATACTAGGTCGATTGAACTAGATTGAATACATGGATTTGACACATTGGCCATGTGAACACTCGTTAATCCACTACACCTGAACACATCTCATTTGGGTTCTACTAAAAACAAGTATCTTACTACGAGTACAATGTTTTACTATAGGCGGTGTAGGAAAAATGTACACATAGTGCCCTTTTGTAATGATCTTAACACATCTAACATGTATGTATCTCAAGCCTCATGTCATCTCTAGCTCAACTTAGCTTTCACCTTAACCATATCTCACGCCCTTCCAAAGTCTTATCTCTTTGGCACATTGGGTACTACTATATACTCAAGATTTCTATACTGCCTCTTAGAACAACCCATAAACCTTTAGCCTAGTTTCCattatctttctttattatgCCCTTTATACACGGACGTGTTATCTAAGATACATAGGCATGTATCTTCCTTGTACATTAGACACAGGCATGTTGCTTTATTGTGCCATATACATGGGCATGTTGCTTCTTAAACACGGGCATGTTAACCTAGTAAATTTTACATGACCTTTTTTCCTCATAACCTTTCCTTGTGTAAACCAAATCACTTATACACAAGGGGGTGTATGTCTTCTGACATGAGCATGTAttcttttttctataattagcATAATTTTCAAACATAACTCATTTTGATCGCTTTACTtctcaagggtattttagttatttcacTCCATACATGGTCTTGAAAAAGTCATACACAAGTGAACCTAGTGTCCGGGTTAACTGCTCAATTATCAATGGTGTCCAATAGTTGTCGGATCATTGGAAAACTCAATCTGATATCTAGAATTCATGCACACGGGCATGTGTCCCATATCACACAATCTTGTGTCCAACCCAGAAAGTAAACTGAGGAACCTTAAATTTCACAATCTATATGATCCTTATATGTTTTCATGCACTACATAGATAATTCCATACTATACGATGAATTAAGGACAAGAATTATAGCTTACAAATCAACCATACAACTTATACATTCATGAGCAATCGCAAATCATTCCCTTACTCGTGTTACTCAATATCGCATCCATAGCTAATTGATCAAACAACATGCCACTCCTCTCcaacatatgtatatattcattCTCATCACAAGTTCATCAATGATACGCAAGATCCTTATCAAAGTCATGAGAATAGCACTGcattattaaaaagatttcaattgtaatgataaatttcttttttttaaaatcaacatgtccaaaaaccctaaattgaaACTATccaataataaatatacatatatatatatccttataatggaaaaaatatctatttgttCCCTTAAATGGTAAATATCATAAAACACctaagtgaaaaatatcaaacaaaaccCTTTAATGGCAAATAGTGGAAAGGCCCCTTATGAAAATCATCAACTAACTGCTAACCCTAAACTCGCAATTTCAAAGAGGTAGGAACTATTTCAAAACCCACATTTCCCCCTTCTCCATGATCCCACAATCCTCTCAAGTTCTAAAAAGTGGCGTTTTGCCCCCTACTCGTGATCCCATGAGTCCAACAAGTTTCAAAATTGACTCTTTGCTCCTTACCTCGTGAGAGCCTACTAGGCTAAcactatttgaaaacttgcaaaacttaaaccaaaatttgagattttctaattaaagaatttgaactttcaaaatcttaaaagagatcaaattttcaagaatttttcaattgaaaatatcgaacaaacacaattaagagtatttatttcattttatttgaaaagaaatattattaatttgatactttttataaaaaccaataaaagtttaatatttttaacggagttttgaaagtttgaacggtaaaacttaaatattcaaattgtcttataaaaaaattaaacagaatttatttaataggccaaaagacttatttccacccaaggtttagtttagtttattcCTAAACTCTCACTCTTTTAAATTTCGAAAACCTAAAGACCTACTAGTCATCAACTTCTTTTAGAACTTATTGTTAGCTACaaggtaaaaatgtcatttaactaataatattaaaaaattaaaattttatctcattttctcctgttaatttgaaaatctaacaatttcttctacccaaaagtttgaaaagttatcttCGGCCCCTAGTGTTTCATTTTTTCCCTTCCTTCTCTAACGACCATTCTCTAGCCGACCTCTCATTTGTTGATGCTCCCTCTCACCTCTTGAATGAAGACACAACTGCAAAGCAACCATGATCGTGATGAATCAAAGTGGCTTCGCCAAAGATCCGTCATGCTTCATCCAAAACATCTCCCCGTCGCCTAAAGAAGCAAACGAAGATGAATTGTCTTCGACCACCTAAAGAgacgaagacaaatcatctttgtctcttcatcaaatgaagatgatttgtcttcaaCTACTGACAGACTCTCTTGAGTGAGAGaagaagatgggtgggaagGGTTGGTTGTCGATTGGAACAAAGAAGATGGtcgaagaaagagaaaaataccataagggaaaaatgtaacttttcaaactttgggtgggggaaattgtttgtttttcaaatagaaaggggtggggggggggggatgagataaaattttagttttttaaatatatttgtttaatgacgagtgagtatttgagtttttaaaatttaatggataAGAGGTTGAGAATAGAccaaaacttgagtgggaataagtctttttggccttttaaaaaaaaaaaaagcaataatcCTAAAAATCATCCCTTCATCTACCAAATCTATCTACGACTTAACATAGTTAACACCAACGAGAAACAAGGATAGAACAATTTTatgaaggccaaatgactatttcccacccaaggtttgatgcaaacctaaCTTTTCACCTACTAACCATCGAAATTCTAATACTCACTCGTTTGTTAATTTTGGTCATTATTGTCAaggatgaaattgttatttatagaatttatctagaaaatattaaaattatctccTTTTCtcccttagttttgaaaactaacaattctaatttagtattaatttagtttacaaaattatttttgcctcccccccccccccccccatttTTAAGgttacatatttataattttgaaaccTTCACTtaccccccatattttttactCTTACACCGCCACCCCATTCTTTGAAACTTTCACTTTCCCTTCTCTTTTCTGGTTGCCCCTCACTTTCTGGCATCGTTGTTCATTCTGTTGGTGCACCTTAAACTCTCGATTTAATGGACATATAGCGAAGGCCGAATACAAAGCCGAAGTTGACTGAATCGATGTGAAATAAGCTTAGGGTTTCAACTTTGTCGGCAAATTCGTATCATCATTGACCTCTCCTTCGGTGGTTGACGACAACACAACATCTCCTTCCTTTGATTTGTCGAAATTGAAGGGAGATAAAGTGTCGATGGTTAATGATGAAGCCGAATCAAAGCTTTTGTGGCCGAAATCGAGTAAGATTTCTCACTtaatttttaccaaaattttgtGTCAAGCAAGATATAAATGGGAAGAAGTTGAAGGGGAAGTCACATTTACTCGGTCTTAGTTTCTAGAGACAGAGGGAGAAAGACATTGCTGGTGATTTGGATGTCGAAGTTAAAGAGggggtgaaattgaaatttttgaaaaggcTAGGGATGGCtctatatagaaaaaatatgagagtctAAATAAAACCTAGACTTGGGGAAGAAggaggttagtttttaaacttgaaaaaaataggGGGAGAATTATTAGGTTTCAAAACTAAggtaagaaaaataagattatttttttatttcttgaataaaaaactaaataacaattttacgcctgataataacaatcaaaattaataaacagtagatatttgaattttcaaaagttactaTGTATAAGTTTGGATTAGCACCAAACCATGGGTGGgactaagtcttttggccttgtatAAAAGGAACTACGGTTTGTAAGAGAGACAACCGACTCACACAGCTCCATTTTCCGTTTTCCATATTCCACTTCTGCTCTCTTTACAGATCTGATCAAGAACGTGAGTGATTTACCTTGTTTGAAATTCTTTATCTCTCTTTTCTAATTCTTTATCTGTTTATCATCACCATGCATGCAATGTAGCTTCAATGATTCCTTCATTCCGTTGCCAACCGATCTGTTAATGTTGTCTGTTTGCTTCTGGGATTTGTTTTTTTGGTGTGTCTTATCACCGCAAGCATTTTTTCTTCatgggaaaaaattttaaaatttgatattttttagcTTTGTTGAGTTCAAGTTTCAAGATTGATATCATACTCGTAGTGGGCAgaaatttcatgtttttaaattgttttctgCAGTATTGTGAGTAAATATATTCTGGGTCAGAATGGGATTCAGTTTGGGTCATAGATTTAATGCTTTTTTAAAGTTGGATAATTCATCTGTATTTTGTGTGTCCACAGATAAATGACTGAGCTTTTAACATGGTACACGTTTGTTTATGAGTTCGATTCCTTATTgtgcaaattttattattaaatgtgaCCAACTAAAGATTGGGTGGCTTGAATTTTGAATCAATTCTGTAGTTGATGATGtctctttattttcaaatatatactctggaatgttttctttcaattttggtaACATTTCTCAATTTTGGTTGtgcctttcttttctctctttttttttttttattgaaagtaaactcatttcttcttgtttgacTAGGTCCCTACACAGTTAATTAATTGCTTTTTAGAGTATAATCTGGTTGTTGGTAGgaattttttcatgattattagTTTGAGCAGACTCATTTATctaattattcttcttttatttgtcTTGACCATCCAGTTTTACGAAGGAAAATGATTCTGTTTGTCACTGTTTTTTTCTTGTAGGATCAATCAACTGTATTTTGAGCTTGTCAAAGACTTTGTTgttcattttttcttaatatttttcctttttcacatTGTCTTTTTGCTTGGTCAAGCTtgaatatcttttattactgcaGGTAATCTACTTTTACcttaagtaaaatcattatatatttttagttgccactaaaatgagttttattCAGTGATTACCTTTGTATTTTTAATGAAGTGTTCTTCTGGAAATGAGACCATTTGGTAGATAGCTGCAAAGGGCCAGGATGAAATGAATTTTTGCAAACTGGAAATTTATTTGCTATTAGGGATTGACAACAGATAccaaaaataattctttttgcctgattaaatatgataattttgattactCTTATTTTGAATTAGAAGTCAATTTCCAAATGTTTCTGTCATATTTTCTACCTTATCATTAAAACCAATTCCTTGAGCACCCCAAAGGCTTAAGTCTTTCACTTTGGAAACATGTTCTCTCCACAATATTATTCAAGGAAATTTATTGTTCTCCCATGGTTTATAAGGTCAATATCagaattaatgaataataacaTCTTAACCTTAAGCATTTTACGTCCAACAACATCCATACTTAATGTGCATGTGTAGTGGTGGTTCTAAAATCAATGTTGTGAATTCCTCATTCTTGTTCAACTAAAGTATGGTGCTGCTCTAGCTAAAGTTTCAAGGCCTATGTATGGAACGGCTCGGTTAAACCTGTAAGATAATAGACTTTGTCATGAAGGCTTTCTCTAGTCTTGCATCAACTAAATTGTTTGTTTCCCTTTTGTTTTATCACCCTAGTTGCACTTTGTGTCTCTATTGATTGTCCTTGTAAACTATAAAGTGGCTTCTAtatattgttattgttttttttctctttttggtttttgttttgacAGTAGataacctaaaatatataacatagtGAATATAGAAGGATTGTGTCAAACACTATTGAGCTTAAGGACTAGTGACATTATGATTACTTCTTATATGAGTATGCTTAGGTATTCTTTTTCCTCATTGCCTTGAAAATTGAGGTTTTATTGTGTCAACATGATATTGGACCATCTAATGTGACATTAATTTAAGAGATGATTACCATAAATTTAGTGCAGAGATCATTTGTGACTGCTGGTAATATTAAAACCTTACTAACATATCAAAAAAAATCTCATGGCAGGCCATGAGCAACTTGCATTTGCTGTctaattgtaaatttttcatttggttaaaagttttacaaagttttatttgaaaatcataGAGTTGACAAATTCAGGATGATGTAATTGTTTATAGCTGACCTATTAGCTTCATTGTTTTGGGTCCAGCCACCTATGGTGCTGAGGATGCCATTGCAACCCCAGAACGAGAAGCACCCTGATGAGGAAGATTCTTGTTCTGTAGCTTACTCATATCCTTTGACCCTCAGGAATCATTGTTTGATATCTTATTCTTCTATACCTTCTTGTTCTTTCTGTCGCCTCAgcactctctttcttttcaaaattcatgttATCTTTTCACTATGCATAGAACTGCAGCATCTTCAAGGACTATTAAGTCCAGGATGACTGTTTCGGCAGCTCCTCCATTTAGATGTACAGAATATGCAGAGAAACAGAAGGAGGTActgcctttatatatatatatattcaacatgaatcttgtagtttgatttttcatatataatgtatctattatgttgcattttttttagttttattcaagATTAGAGGAGAAACATAAAGCAATGGAAGCTGAGAAAAGCCAGAGTGAAGCAAGGACCCAGGTATGGCTCTCATGCAAATTGGGATGGTTAGAAATCTCtctttctaatgatttttagtGGAAATTAATTATCATGCAATTCTTTACTTTGTATTCCCACTTTCAGTTATGTTGGCCTTTTTGAGTTGGATGATTCTGACCCATCTTGTTACTTTGACCTTCTTCCAGATCTTAATATTTGAAGGAAGAGATAGAGGTGGCGGTCAAGCCATTCAGAAAGAGTTTATCTTTTATGGGGAACCCAATGCCAAGTTTCGACctatttttttgaaacttacTTCTACAGTTATGTGATTAGTAACTTTTTGAGATAGCTCAAGTAAAGTGTGAGTAGTAGAATGTCTTGATTTTGGATAGGGGTTTGAAAAAGAGTGGTTGAATTTCTATGATAACCTCTTCGTCTATTTTAGAAAAAtgcttatttaattaaatgaaggGATCATGTTACAACATAACTAGTTATCATAAAAACAAATCTGTTTGGCTTTTGCCTCACAATTCTCAACTTAAAGTCCTCATCAAAATTAGCAAAAGCAGTTGATCCTAAGGGTGAAATTGATTTGCAGGTATATGTGTATGCATGTTTTTTTTCCCCCCCTCATTTGGCAGGGAGTAGAGATAAAGAGATTAAgaagttttgtttttctattcctGGTACCAGTTGTAAAATGAAGCGATATTGTATATGTCCAACATGAACAACACCgtaatttttaactaaacaaacttcctaaaaataaaaagataataaaggaaaaataagtgACCAATTGTATCCTCGCTGCATTTCTATGACATTTTGGTGATATTAAGAGGAATGCTAAGTGAAAAAGGTGTGACATGATTATATCTTAGCCCAAAACTTGAAGAAAATCCAGAAAGAGAATCACTACAGTGAATATTTGTATACCTAGGCCTTTGTTGGTGCAGCTGTAGGCAGTAAACTGGAGCTGTTACCCTGTTGGGTTTTTCAAAAATAGGCTTTTGAACCTAGGAGACagtgaagatgaaaatattagtAGGAAATGTGTAACTGGAATTTGTGACAAGTAAATTTAACCGATGAAAGCAGTTGAACCTTAGGCCACTGGATGAATTGGCCTTGATTGTCCTCAAGCTTGGAGgctatcaaatatattttctttgtccCTGTTGCATTCACCAAACATATGTATCTGGTTGTTTAAAAATGGTAGGAAATTTGTTTTACAGGAAAAGGCTGTGGCCTGGCCTCTTACCTCCTCCATTGTTGCCTTTTAGAAGGGCATCATCGTTGTGCCACTGCATTTTCATCTGCAATACAACATAAGGTCAGAGAAACTTGGTTAGGAAAATTTCAGAGTGGTTTTTCATTTTGGACAACCCAAAAGACGATTTGATATCTTAAAGAACTCATAACAATTTCAGTAATGTCAGATGCACCTCTAAActcaacatttttattatattttatcgaTATGAGATTTATCTAGTATATTGAAACATCATAGTAAAGCACATGAATTACAATAAGTCTCCAAGAAGTCCCTACTACCATACAgtgtttcaagaaattcaaataaaacacctAGCAAGATTGTTTGTAAATAAAGAAATCTGAAAACTAAAAAATGCCTTGAAGCtccatcattttcattcatgtgaattctttaagaaaaagggaaaaaatcacAACCGAACAAAGAATTTCAGAAGGGAAGGCTGAAAATGTAGAGGGAGATAAGAAAGCTTCAATTCTTCTAAATACAAGGATTCTTATTATATTTCCCCTCTAGTTTTCTTGGCAACCGAACATACCGAgccaagaacaaaaaataaaaacttaagccTATTACACAAGATTGTAACGAAACCAATACACAAAAAGGCAATTCCAACTATTCCACAAGAAATGAACATGTGAATCAATAAACTTCTGTGgttattttctttcacaaaatttcTCATCTAAGTAACCATAATTGATCCAAGAAAGTGATATTTACTTGGGTATGTTGGCCGAAGCGGTATGTGCAGATAAAGACATGCGGTAGCCTTGTTAAGATTATCAAGTTACCCCTCCTTGTAAATTGATGAAGACACAGTAACGCTTCTACTATGAGCAATAGTTCTGGTGCCATCTCTCAAGTGAAAAACTCTATGCAACAATGACGCTTCTTGGAATGTTGAAGAGGCTTGAGATTTTTGTGAGGGAGTCTGTTGTGATGGGTGGCCGGTCTTATATAGAGGTGATAGTTATCTTTAGGGCCTAGAGTTTGTTAAGAGCATTCGGTTAAAGGTAGTTTTAAAGAATCATGAGATTGCGTCTGTTTCCTAAGCAGCCTAGGCACCCAATTCATTACCActctatttgaatattttaaatgtaaGATCTTATTTACATAAGCAAACATTAAATCATTCAATTCTAATTCCACTGGATATATACGTAGACTATACAACATTGAATTAAAAACTTTACGATTATAAAAATACTACTTGAAAGATCATACaatctgaaaatttgaatttgtgacgTCGTTGAGATTACTTGCATTGGTATGACTAATCTTTTGCTCCTGAAATCTCTCTGAAAGATAACTTTCAATTAGTAAAGTTATACTGTATGGGTTTAAGTAAGAgtatctaatttatatataataagttaatagATTTAATCAAAGGGATCAAAATCCTTAAATCCTACACTAATATTgtcaacttatttttatta
Above is a genomic segment from Mangifera indica cultivar Alphonso chromosome 3, CATAS_Mindica_2.1, whole genome shotgun sequence containing:
- the LOC123210262 gene encoding protein WVD2-like 3 isoform X2 gives rise to the protein MTVSAAPPFRCTEYAEKQKEFYSRLEEKHKAMEAEKSQSEARTQILIFEGRDRGGGQAIQKEFIFYGEPNAKFRPIFLKLTSTVM
- the LOC123210262 gene encoding protein WVD2-like 3 isoform X1 — its product is MVLRMPLQPQNEKHPDEEDSCSVAYSAASSRTIKSRMTVSAAPPFRCTEYAEKQKEFYSRLEEKHKAMEAEKSQSEARTQILIFEGRDRGGGQAIQKEFIFYGEPNAKFRPIFLKLTSTVM